A single Streptococcus thermophilus DNA region contains:
- the murT gene encoding lipid II isoglutaminyl synthase subunit MurT has protein sequence MTIKTTMGILAGKASHFVLSKLGRGSTLPGKIALKFDKDILDTLAKDYEIVVVTGTNGKTLTTALTVGILKEAYGEIVTNPSGANMITGITSTFLTAKRAKSGKKIAVLEIDEASLPKITEYITPSLFVFTNIFRDQMDRYGEIYTTYQMILDGAAKAPAATILANGDSPLFNSKELVNPVRFYGFDTEKHAPELTHYNTEGIVCPKCESILQYHLNTYANLGDYVCLNCDFHRPELDYKLTQLTKITNTTSEFIIDGQDYKINVGGLYNIYNALAAVSVAEFFGVVPEQIKAGFDKSRAVFGRQETFKIGDKSCTLVLIKNPVGASQALDMIKLADYPFSLSVLLNANYADSIDTSWIWDANFESILDMDIPEINAGGVRHSEIARRLRVTGYPEDKITQAEKLEDIMTLIEKQDCDHAYILATYTAMLEFRDILAQRHAVGKGMN, from the coding sequence ATGACTATAAAAACTACTATGGGTATCTTGGCAGGTAAAGCTAGTCACTTTGTTCTCTCAAAATTGGGACGTGGCTCAACCCTCCCAGGAAAAATCGCCCTTAAATTTGATAAAGATATTTTAGACACACTAGCTAAAGATTATGAAATCGTCGTTGTCACTGGTACCAACGGTAAGACTCTGACAACCGCTTTGACAGTCGGTATTCTAAAAGAAGCTTACGGTGAAATTGTAACTAATCCTAGTGGAGCCAACATGATCACTGGGATTACTTCCACCTTTCTAACTGCTAAAAGAGCTAAATCTGGTAAGAAAATCGCTGTCTTAGAGATTGATGAAGCTAGCCTTCCAAAAATCACTGAGTATATCACTCCAAGTCTTTTTGTCTTCACAAATATTTTCCGTGACCAAATGGACCGTTACGGTGAAATTTACACCACTTATCAGATGATTTTAGATGGTGCTGCTAAGGCGCCAGCGGCAACTATTTTGGCTAACGGGGACAGTCCTCTTTTTAATTCTAAAGAGCTAGTCAATCCCGTACGTTTCTACGGTTTTGACACTGAAAAACATGCGCCAGAGCTTACACACTATAATACTGAAGGAATTGTGTGTCCTAAGTGCGAGAGCATTCTTCAGTATCACCTTAATACTTACGCTAACTTGGGTGACTATGTGTGCCTTAACTGTGACTTCCACCGTCCAGAATTAGATTATAAGCTAACGCAGCTGACAAAAATCACCAACACCACTTCTGAATTTATCATTGACGGTCAAGATTACAAGATTAACGTTGGGGGGCTCTACAACATCTATAATGCCCTTGCTGCCGTTTCTGTCGCTGAATTCTTCGGCGTTGTGCCAGAGCAAATCAAAGCTGGTTTTGATAAGAGTCGTGCTGTCTTTGGACGCCAAGAAACCTTTAAAATTGGTGATAAATCATGTACTCTCGTACTGATTAAGAATCCAGTTGGAGCTAGCCAAGCTCTGGATATGATTAAACTTGCAGACTATCCATTTAGCTTGTCAGTCCTTCTTAATGCCAACTATGCTGATAGTATTGACACCAGCTGGATTTGGGATGCCAACTTTGAAAGCATTCTCGATATGGATATTCCTGAAATTAATGCTGGTGGTGTCCGTCACTCTGAAATTGCCCGTCGTCTGCGTGTAACTGGCTATCCAGAGGACAAAATTACACAAGCAGAAAAACTCGAAGATATTATGACCCTAATTGAAAAGCAAGACTGCGACCACGCCTATATCTTAGCGACCTATACTGCCATGCTTGAATTCCGTGATATTCTGGCCCAACGTCATGCTGTCGGAAAGGGGATGAACTAA
- the gatD gene encoding lipid II isoglutaminyl synthase subunit GatD: protein MTYTSLKSPENRDYTYILNVAHLYGNLLNTYGDNGNVLMMKYVGEKLGAKMTFDIVSVGDDFDKELYDIVFFGGGQDYEQSIVAKDLPSKRDAIDQYIQDNKVILAICGGFQLLGQYYIQANGVRIDGIGVMGHYTLNQENNRYIGDIKIHNEEFNETYYGFENHQGRTFLSDDQKPLGKVVYGNGNNKEDGTEGVHYKNVYGGYFHGPILSRNANLAYRLVTTALRNKYGQDIQLPSYDDILSSEIAEEYADTKSKAEFEK from the coding sequence ATGACTTATACTTCTCTCAAATCGCCAGAAAATCGTGACTACACCTATATCCTAAATGTTGCCCACCTTTACGGTAATCTTCTCAATACTTATGGTGACAATGGCAATGTCCTTATGATGAAATACGTGGGGGAAAAGCTTGGTGCTAAGATGACCTTCGATATCGTTTCAGTTGGCGACGACTTCGACAAGGAGCTCTACGACATAGTCTTCTTTGGAGGTGGTCAAGACTACGAACAATCCATCGTTGCCAAAGATCTCCCGTCAAAACGTGACGCTATTGATCAATACATTCAAGATAACAAAGTCATCTTAGCGATTTGTGGTGGTTTCCAACTTCTCGGACAATATTACATCCAAGCCAACGGTGTCCGCATTGATGGTATCGGTGTTATGGGCCACTATACCCTTAATCAGGAAAATAACCGCTACATCGGTGACATCAAGATTCATAACGAAGAATTCAATGAAACCTATTATGGTTTTGAAAATCACCAAGGTCGCACCTTCCTTTCCGATGATCAAAAACCACTTGGTAAAGTGGTCTACGGTAATGGTAATAACAAGGAAGATGGTACTGAAGGTGTCCACTATAAAAACGTTTATGGTGGCTACTTCCATGGTCCGATTCTTTCTCGTAATGCTAACCTTGCTTACCGCTTAGTAACAACTGCCCTTCGTAACAAATATGGTCAGGATATTCAATTACCAAGTTATGATGACATACTCTCAAGCGAGATAGCTGAAGAGTATGCAGATACTAAATCAAAAGCTGAATTCGAGAAATAA
- the mprF gene encoding bifunctional lysylphosphatidylglycerol flippase/synthetase MprF, with protein sequence MKRLIERLQPLKTAVKSVFFISIAVLVVVELIRLKRTITLESLESALSGLSIWHLALMVVIGLVAVLPMLFYDLILNKELETDYSKSYILETSWAVNTINNLAGFAGLVDVGLRYSFYSEDGHEKSGVKALSRLLPYFMSGLSLLSGLVFATFWFFPLSPDLRKYWLLLLGIFLYLPFIFFVSSCEKLPYFGQVPLKTRLSLILVSTAEWGTALVSFLSVAYLMGLHVPLYNLIPLYFLAVIIGIFSMIPGGIGSFDLIVISGLTSMGVSNALAVSLLLLFRLTYYIIPFLLGVVFFFKHMGGHINDKYFNIPSRVFGGSFHLILVYLLRFLGIFLILSALIPESLANVYFISRFDPIQEQLIWQFPSILFGTLFVFMARLIRRRVKGAFIVSLLTFVLTLIYVNLNGTSWTMSFMIVLSMILMLLIRKRLNRHYFVYSWEDKTKDFLFLAFTILVLLVLGGSGFWSHLLPPRNRDILGHFVHIWFDILLASVIIATIVWLVLRVLAPRKHFGQSMDNERFTALLEKYGGASESALAYLHDKRLFWYRVDGQDQVVFQFAQISNKCVIMGNPIGNEKYYRPAWEAFLKNLSDWNLQALFYEADERVTLMLHDYGFDFMKFGENAMVDLTTYSIDGKHGKKFRKPTNRVEKAGFQFKLLNPPFSETQMQEMKAVSDIWLNGRKEKGFSLGFFDEAYLQQAPIAIVESKEGEIVAFANIMPTQNKRVATIDLMRYDFKKAPEGVMDYLFVKLFQYFKAEGKQYFDMGMAPLANVGTEEDSFMEEKVANLVYVFAQRFYSFSGLQRYKEKFSPIWSPKYIVYPKRTWLLFDMIAIFRIDNRKIEDKMKKRRLWK encoded by the coding sequence ATGAAGCGACTTATAGAGAGACTTCAACCTTTAAAAACTGCCGTTAAATCTGTCTTCTTTATTTCTATTGCGGTTCTTGTTGTTGTAGAGTTGATTCGTTTAAAACGAACGATCACTTTAGAATCGCTGGAGTCAGCTTTATCAGGTCTGTCAATTTGGCATCTTGCTTTGATGGTAGTGATAGGCTTAGTTGCTGTGTTACCCATGCTCTTTTATGACCTTATTTTGAATAAGGAGCTAGAGACGGATTATTCCAAATCCTATATACTAGAAACGAGTTGGGCTGTCAATACCATTAATAACTTGGCTGGTTTTGCCGGTTTAGTTGACGTGGGATTGAGGTATTCCTTTTATTCTGAAGATGGGCATGAAAAGTCTGGTGTTAAGGCACTATCACGTTTATTGCCTTACTTCATGTCGGGCTTGTCGCTCCTAAGTGGCTTGGTGTTTGCCACCTTTTGGTTTTTCCCTCTAAGTCCTGACTTGAGAAAATATTGGTTACTTTTACTAGGAATCTTTTTATACCTACCTTTTATTTTCTTTGTCTCAAGTTGCGAAAAATTGCCTTATTTTGGGCAAGTCCCTTTGAAAACGAGACTAAGCCTTATTTTAGTATCGACTGCTGAATGGGGCACAGCTCTTGTGAGTTTTCTGAGTGTGGCTTATTTAATGGGTCTACATGTTCCTCTTTATAATCTGATTCCCCTATATTTTCTAGCGGTTATCATTGGTATCTTTTCCATGATTCCAGGTGGGATTGGTAGTTTTGATTTGATTGTGATTAGTGGTCTGACGTCTATGGGTGTCAGCAATGCTCTTGCGGTCAGTCTACTATTGCTCTTTCGTCTAACCTACTACATCATTCCATTTTTATTAGGTGTTGTCTTCTTTTTCAAACACATGGGAGGTCACATCAATGATAAATACTTCAATATTCCTTCACGAGTATTTGGTGGAAGTTTCCATCTTATCCTTGTTTATTTGTTACGTTTTTTAGGAATCTTCTTGATTTTATCTGCCCTAATCCCAGAAAGCTTGGCAAATGTTTACTTTATTAGCCGTTTCGATCCTATTCAGGAACAGTTGATCTGGCAGTTTCCAAGTATTTTATTTGGAACCCTCTTTGTTTTCATGGCTCGCCTCATCAGGCGACGCGTTAAGGGAGCTTTTATTGTATCCTTGCTTACCTTCGTCTTGACTTTGATTTACGTCAATCTCAATGGTACTTCCTGGACCATGTCTTTCATGATTGTGCTTTCCATGATACTTATGTTACTTATAAGGAAAAGATTGAATCGTCACTACTTTGTTTATAGCTGGGAAGACAAAACCAAGGATTTCCTTTTTTTAGCCTTTACCATTTTGGTTCTCCTTGTTCTGGGTGGTAGTGGTTTTTGGTCTCATTTGTTACCACCTAGGAACCGAGATATTCTTGGACATTTTGTTCATATTTGGTTTGATATTTTACTGGCATCGGTAATCATTGCAACCATTGTTTGGCTTGTACTGAGAGTTTTGGCACCTCGTAAGCATTTTGGTCAAAGCATGGATAATGAGCGTTTTACAGCACTTCTTGAGAAATATGGGGGCGCATCAGAAAGTGCTCTAGCTTATTTACATGATAAACGCCTCTTTTGGTATCGTGTCGATGGACAAGATCAGGTAGTTTTTCAATTTGCACAAATCAGTAACAAGTGTGTGATTATGGGCAATCCTATTGGTAATGAAAAATATTATCGTCCGGCTTGGGAAGCTTTCTTGAAAAACTTATCTGATTGGAATTTACAGGCTTTATTTTATGAGGCGGATGAGAGAGTGACCCTTATGCTTCATGATTATGGCTTTGACTTCATGAAATTTGGAGAAAATGCCATGGTTGATTTGACGACATATTCTATTGATGGTAAGCATGGTAAGAAGTTCCGTAAACCAACCAATCGTGTGGAAAAAGCAGGCTTCCAGTTTAAATTACTTAATCCTCCATTTTCGGAGACTCAGATGCAGGAAATGAAGGCAGTCTCAGATATATGGCTTAACGGTCGTAAGGAGAAAGGTTTCTCTCTTGGTTTCTTTGATGAAGCCTATTTACAACAAGCACCGATTGCTATCGTTGAGAGTAAAGAAGGAGAAATTGTGGCCTTCGCTAATATCATGCCAACCCAAAATAAACGGGTGGCAACCATTGATCTTATGCGTTATGACTTTAAAAAGGCTCCTGAAGGCGTCATGGACTACCTTTTTGTCAAACTCTTCCAATACTTCAAAGCAGAAGGCAAGCAATACTTTGATATGGGGATGGCTCCCCTAGCTAACGTAGGTACTGAAGAAGATAGTTTCATGGAGGAAAAGGTTGCCAATTTAGTTTATGTTTTTGCTCAGCGTTTTTACTCTTTTAGTGGATTGCAACGTTACAAAGAAAAATTCTCTCCAATTTGGTCTCCAAAATACATTGTCTATCCAAAAAGAACCTGGCTTTTGTTTGATATGATTGCTATTTTCAGGATTGATAATCGTAAAATTGAAGATAAAATGAAGAAAAGACGTCTTTGGAAGTAA
- a CDS encoding alpha/beta fold hydrolase gives MEFKVKDGQIIYYRDLGKGFPIVFLHGNNSSGNYFGKQGILYRDYRLIFIDSRNQGRSSRQSAKMTFEQMAADLEEILQFLNIKKALFVGHSDGANLAMVYASRFPDRIAGLLLNAGNMTFKGLTRRSRCLVYIKYYCLKALSPFSSKMDILAQVTELMLHDLPLDREQLHQASYPVWVVMGQRDVISISHSREISDLFPIHKLYVERRQGHRLAQQKYKVFNQMIRELVRISQKEVVA, from the coding sequence ATGGAATTTAAAGTGAAAGATGGTCAAATCATCTATTATCGTGACCTCGGTAAAGGATTTCCAATTGTCTTCTTGCATGGCAATAATTCATCAGGAAACTACTTTGGTAAGCAAGGAATTCTATATCGAGACTATCGTTTAATTTTCATTGATAGTCGTAATCAGGGCAGATCCAGTCGTCAGAGTGCTAAGATGACCTTTGAACAGATGGCTGCCGATTTGGAGGAGATTTTGCAATTTTTAAATATCAAAAAGGCTCTGTTTGTTGGTCACAGTGATGGGGCTAATCTAGCTATGGTTTATGCCAGTCGCTTTCCTGACCGGATTGCAGGGCTCTTGCTTAATGCGGGGAATATGACTTTTAAAGGATTGACCAGACGTTCAAGATGTCTGGTTTATATAAAGTATTATTGCCTAAAAGCCTTATCACCATTTTCATCTAAAATGGACATCTTGGCTCAGGTAACGGAGCTCATGCTACATGATTTGCCGCTGGATAGGGAACAACTACATCAGGCATCCTATCCTGTTTGGGTAGTTATGGGACAAAGAGATGTCATTAGTATTAGTCATTCAAGGGAGATTTCGGACCTCTTTCCAATTCATAAGCTCTATGTCGAGCGTCGACAAGGACACCGTTTAGCCCAACAAAAATACAAGGTTTTTAATCAAATGATCCGTGAGTTAGTTAGAATTAGTCAAAAAGAGGTGGTGGCATGA
- a CDS encoding ABC-F family ATP-binding cassette domain-containing protein → MIILQGNKIERSFSGDVLFDNINIQVDERDRIALVGRNGAGKSTLLKILIGEEAPTSGEINTKRDLNLSYLAQDSRFESSNTIYEEMLNVFSDLRADEKRLRDMEMKMAELTGEDLNKLMIDYDRLSEDFRQRGGFTYESDIRAILNGFKFDESMWGMPISDLSGGQNTRLALAKMLLEKPELLVLDEPTNHLDIETITWLENYLVNYQGALIIVSHDRYFLDKVATVTLDLTKHSLDRYIGNYSKFMDLKAEKLATEAKNFEKQQKEIAKLEDFVNRNIVRASTTKRAQARRKQLEKIERLDKPTEGQKSANMTFHVDKVSGNVVLTVRNAAIGYDNEILSEPISLDVKKMDAIAIVGPNGIGKTTFIKSVVGKLPFIKGSSTYGANVEVGYYDQTQSALTPSNTVLDELWNDFPTTPEVKIRNRLGAFLFSGDDVKKSVSMLSGGEKARLLLAKLSMENNNFLILDEPTNHLDIDSKEVLENALIDFDGTLLFVSHDRYFINRVATKVMEISEDGATIYLGDYDYYLEKKAELEELARLEAEENQGPEETQVASAGASDYQAQKASQKEIRKLSRRIEQIENELETVEERLGKISIAMLETNDVVELSDLQKELDDLSVNQEALMEEWSDLSEQLES, encoded by the coding sequence ATGATTATTTTACAAGGAAATAAAATTGAGCGCTCTTTCTCAGGAGATGTGCTCTTTGATAATATTAATATTCAGGTGGATGAACGTGATCGTATTGCTTTGGTTGGGCGCAACGGTGCTGGAAAATCAACCTTGTTGAAAATTTTGATTGGAGAGGAAGCACCGACAAGTGGTGAAATCAACACAAAACGTGATTTGAACCTTTCTTACTTAGCTCAGGACAGTCGTTTTGAGTCTAGTAATACCATCTATGAGGAAATGTTGAATGTCTTTTCAGACCTACGTGCAGATGAAAAACGTCTGCGTGACATGGAAATGAAGATGGCTGAGTTAACTGGGGAAGACTTGAATAAGCTAATGATAGACTATGATAGACTTTCCGAGGATTTCAGACAGCGCGGTGGTTTTACCTATGAATCTGACATCAGAGCTATTCTCAATGGTTTTAAGTTTGATGAAAGCATGTGGGGGATGCCTATTTCAGATCTCTCTGGTGGCCAAAATACCCGTTTGGCCTTGGCTAAAATGCTTCTAGAGAAGCCTGAGCTTTTGGTACTGGACGAACCGACCAACCACTTGGATATTGAGACTATCACTTGGTTGGAGAATTACTTAGTCAATTATCAGGGAGCTCTAATCATTGTCAGTCACGACCGTTATTTCTTGGATAAGGTGGCGACAGTAACCCTAGATTTGACCAAACATAGTTTAGATCGTTATATCGGGAACTATTCAAAATTCATGGACTTAAAAGCTGAGAAGTTGGCCACCGAAGCCAAGAATTTCGAAAAGCAACAAAAGGAAATTGCTAAGCTGGAGGACTTTGTTAATCGTAATATTGTTCGTGCCTCTACAACCAAACGTGCTCAGGCCCGTCGCAAACAGCTGGAGAAAATTGAACGCCTAGATAAGCCAACAGAAGGCCAGAAGTCTGCTAATATGACTTTTCATGTGGACAAGGTATCTGGGAATGTGGTCTTGACAGTTAGGAATGCTGCTATTGGTTACGATAATGAGATTCTCTCGGAGCCTATTTCTCTGGATGTTAAAAAAATGGATGCTATCGCCATTGTGGGTCCAAATGGAATCGGGAAAACGACCTTTATTAAGTCGGTAGTAGGTAAATTGCCATTTATCAAGGGATCATCAACCTACGGTGCGAATGTTGAAGTGGGTTATTATGACCAAACACAATCAGCCTTGACACCATCAAACACTGTACTTGATGAGTTGTGGAATGATTTTCCGACAACTCCTGAAGTTAAGATTCGTAACCGTCTGGGAGCTTTTCTCTTCTCAGGTGATGATGTCAAAAAGTCAGTTTCCATGCTTTCTGGTGGTGAGAAAGCTCGTCTGCTCCTAGCCAAATTGTCAATGGAAAATAATAACTTTCTAATCCTGGATGAGCCAACCAACCACTTGGATATTGATAGTAAGGAAGTATTGGAAAATGCTCTTATTGACTTTGATGGAACACTTCTCTTTGTCAGCCACGATCGTTACTTTATCAACCGTGTGGCAACAAAAGTGATGGAAATCTCTGAGGATGGAGCAACTATTTATCTTGGAGATTACGATTACTATCTTGAAAAGAAGGCGGAGCTTGAAGAATTAGCACGACTTGAAGCGGAAGAAAATCAAGGTCCAGAGGAGACCCAAGTAGCTTCAGCGGGTGCTAGTGATTATCAAGCTCAAAAAGCTAGTCAAAAAGAGATCCGTAAACTGAGCCGACGTATTGAGCAAATCGAAAATGAATTAGAAACCGTCGAAGAACGCTTGGGAAAAATCTCTATTGCCATGCTTGAAACCAATGATGTGGTGGAATTGTCTGACTTGCAGAAAGAACTAGACGACTTATCAGTCAATCAAGAGGCTCTGATGGAAGAGTGGAGTGATCTTTCGGAACAGTTGGAAAGTTAA
- the udk gene encoding uridine kinase, whose translation MPKKPIIIGVTGGSGGGKTSVSRAILSNFPDEKIAMIEHDSYYKDQSHLTFEERVSTNYDHPFAFDTDLMIEHINELIAGRPVDIPIYDYTQHTRSNKTYRQEPQDVFIVEGILVLEDKRLRDLMDIKLFVDTDDDIRIIRRIKRDMEERGRSLDNIIDQYNSVVKPMYHQFIEPTKRYADVVIPEGVSNTVAIDLINTKVASILEESKKA comes from the coding sequence ATGCCTAAAAAACCGATTATTATTGGGGTTACGGGTGGCTCTGGCGGTGGTAAGACCAGTGTTTCTCGTGCCATTCTATCCAATTTTCCAGATGAGAAAATTGCCATGATTGAGCATGATTCTTATTATAAGGATCAGTCACATTTGACTTTCGAAGAGCGTGTATCAACTAACTATGACCATCCTTTTGCCTTTGATACAGATCTTATGATTGAGCATATCAATGAGCTGATTGCTGGGCGTCCAGTAGATATTCCGATTTATGATTACACGCAACACACTCGTAGTAACAAGACCTATCGTCAGGAACCTCAGGATGTTTTTATCGTTGAAGGGATTTTGGTACTTGAAGATAAACGTTTGCGTGATTTGATGGATATCAAGCTCTTTGTAGATACTGATGATGACATCCGTATTATCCGCCGTATTAAGCGTGATATGGAAGAACGTGGTCGTAGCCTAGATAATATTATCGATCAGTATAACAGTGTGGTCAAACCTATGTATCATCAGTTTATTGAGCCAACCAAACGCTATGCGGATGTGGTGATTCCTGAAGGTGTTTCAAATACTGTTGCTATAGATTTGATTAATACTAAGGTAGCTAGCATTTTAGAAGAAAGTAAGAAAGCCTAA
- a CDS encoding DEAD/DEAH box helicase produces the protein MFKNFPEQWQNLLKEKGITTETAIQKELFTPITEGENILGISPTGTGKTLAYLFPLLLSLKPKKAQQLLILAPNSELAGQIFDVTKQWAEPLGITAQLFLSGSSQKRQIERLKKGPEILIGTPGRVFELIKLKKIKMMNVNTIVLDEFDDLLSDSQYHFVTKISHHIPRNHQMIYISATNKIDSQDFFENTIVYDLSNQELDTIKHYYISVDKRNRVELLRKFSNIPNFRGLVFFNSLSDLGATEERLQFNGASAVSLASDINVKFRKVILEKFKNHEISLLLGTDLLARGIDIENLEVVINFDIPRDREAYTHRSGRTGRMGNEGRVISLVSHPEDLKKLKKFAKVSEIVLKNQEINEK, from the coding sequence ATGTTTAAAAACTTTCCTGAACAATGGCAAAACCTCCTTAAAGAAAAAGGAATCACGACAGAAACTGCCATTCAAAAAGAACTATTTACACCAATTACTGAAGGGGAGAATATCTTAGGTATCAGTCCAACTGGGACAGGTAAGACCCTAGCCTACCTTTTCCCACTTCTTCTCTCTCTTAAGCCCAAAAAAGCTCAGCAACTGCTTATCCTAGCACCTAACTCTGAACTTGCTGGACAAATTTTTGATGTAACCAAACAATGGGCTGAACCTCTAGGAATCACTGCCCAACTCTTCCTTTCTGGCTCTAGTCAAAAACGCCAAATTGAACGTCTGAAAAAAGGACCAGAGATTCTTATTGGAACTCCAGGTCGTGTCTTTGAGTTGATTAAACTCAAAAAAATCAAAATGATGAACGTCAATACCATTGTTCTCGATGAATTTGACGATCTTCTCAGTGATAGCCAATATCACTTCGTAACAAAAATCAGCCACCATATCCCTCGTAACCACCAAATGATTTACATTTCAGCAACCAACAAAATTGATAGTCAAGATTTTTTCGAAAATACTATCGTTTATGACCTATCTAATCAGGAACTAGACACCATCAAACATTATTACATCAGCGTTGATAAACGTAATCGTGTCGAACTTCTTCGTAAGTTCTCCAATATCCCTAATTTCCGTGGTCTTGTCTTTTTCAATAGCCTTTCTGATCTTGGTGCTACTGAAGAACGTCTCCAATTTAACGGAGCTTCAGCTGTATCCCTAGCTAGTGACATTAACGTCAAATTCCGTAAGGTTATTCTAGAAAAATTTAAAAATCACGAGATCTCACTCTTATTAGGGACTGATCTCTTAGCACGAGGTATTGATATTGAAAACCTTGAAGTAGTCATCAACTTTGATATTCCTCGAGACCGTGAAGCCTACACTCACCGTTCAGGACGTACTGGCCGTATGGGAAATGAAGGTAGGGTGATTAGCTTGGTATCACATCCAGAAGATCTCAAAAAGCTTAAAAAATTCGCTAAAGTTTCAGAAATAGTTCTTAAAAATCAAGAAATTAACGAAAAATAA